The genome window AATGCCCAATAGATTCCACCGCTCGTGATGTGGTCCATTCCGGTACCCCATTATGGGCGGTGTGTGTGTGGGGCTGCTACCGCTTCAAGAACACCATCAAGGCTGTGTCCACTGCCCGACTCCTGGAAGAAGCAAAAGCAAAGTCGAAGACAAAACCAAAAGGTTGGCAGAGTTTTGGTACTCTCACCAGTGACACTTAGTCACCTATAGAATTCAAAATAGTaaaacagcaaaaaaaaaaaaatcgataaaaatatatgaattgaccaAACCAAAATCAAGGACAAATAGTACAGTAATAGGCATTCTTTGAACTCACGTACATCACACTATCTATCTTAATGACAAGTGAGAGCCATGTACAAATCTCTTTGCAACAAGTAGTTTTACTTGCAAGTAAACTGTTGGGCGAAGTACTTGAAGTACGCGTATGTGCTACACCGACCGATACCGTTATCTCTAACTTGGTATGGTTGTTGACGCCTTTCGATTTCAAACCGAGCTGTACGTTAGGGGTGACCGACCACCCGGCCATCATTTCAGGGGTTATGGGCTTACGAAGATGGGATGGTGTGGTCACTCATTGAAGTGGCCATTTATGGACAGCAGTCCCAAGAACTGGCATGCGTGGCACATGCAGGTTTTCTTTTGCCACGTGACTACGGTGGATGAAACGACAATTATTTGGAATCCTCGGTTTCGGTGTGGGAAGAAACTCTTTAACGAAACAACAAAGCGGTTTCGGCTTCGGTTTCGGTTTCATCCAACAACACCAGACCACGGGATTACTTAAGACGCCTGTCCGGAATACAACACGCGGTGGATGAAACCAAATTGTTTACTGAATACATCTGATCACGGTTTCAAAATCTTCGATTTCGATTTTACAGAAACTGTATTGAGAAGGGTtgattttgaaattataatttttaatattcttttaaaatcatttataaaaaaaataaaatttattattttattttttaattttttaaaaaatgatgttcATTCGTAATGACCTAACGATATAATCACAAAAtttgaaataaaattataaaaatttaatcattatcatTCTCGGTGCTCGACATTTCGATTCAGATAATAATAGGTTGAAGGGGTTATCCTTTCTTTTTTATGGATAtctcttatttttatttcatttctcTTGTTCAATCGTCGAGATATGCCAGAGTTTTCAATGATCCGAGGGTTATGCTCGATCTAATTTCATCTAAGATCCATACTCTCACGCGAAAGACTTGCTAGATAACTATCGTCGATACAAGAGTTGTTAATATTTACCTCGCGATCTTCGTCATGACAGAAATTATTATTGTGTATTGCATCCATCATTCGAGAATGGGCCACACTATACCTATAGTGCAATCACCAAACTCGAAAGAAGTGGTTAGATACGCATGAGTTTGAGCTTGAGAGTccttttgatcttttattttattttattttgtaataTTAGTTCTTCTCCCTCAAAGAGTTTACCGATGCTGCTGCTGTTGACTTGATTCTAGTTTTTCTcccttaaaagattttttttaccgGTGCTACTGACTTGATTAGTAGATTCAGGAGTTTTAGAGTTACCATGTTCTCTACTATAGTTACCACTATAATTCTCATATAAGTTATTCGCCAATCTTTCAACACCTCTAAGTTTATCACTAATGTCAATATCTATTCCTAAACTTTGACACTAAATAGACAAATAATTACCTAAATCATTTAATCTAATACAAAGATCAAAAACACATACAACTAAATAAATTGATGAAATTTCAAGAAAATCTCATTGCCTAATTTGTCATTTGCAAATCATTATCATGTTCATATTATTCTAATGtatcaataatattaatataaataattaaaatatatatgcgATAGGATAATAAacattagattatatatatatatatatattgtatcattaattttttttaaaaaaatagaattCTTTCACACGCATACCAATGCTATGgatataaatattattagtaataaaagtgcataataattttttatattgaaaAGAATGTTTAAACAAttcatatataaaatttcatcCATATCCATAGAAATCTTTTGAGttttttataatttaacttaCAAAATTTACCCTATTCTTTATGTACTTGTGGATGATACTACAAGAATGAAATAACTTAATAAGAGAGAAATTTTTTTAAGAGATCTAACTCCATCTTGTACACATAAATTCAAAACATGACAAGCAATCTAATATGAAAAAGGATATCACCAAAAGCAGGTTGACAAACtgcttataattttaaaataaaataatatttattaatgcATTATCAAAACCAATAGAAACAATTTTACAAGCTAAATAATATTCTTCTAGaattatttttattactttataaaTGTTATCAATTGTATATCGTTGAATACTCTAAaagcaataatatatttttacatgATCTAGTCATTGTCTATCCAATGACAAGTAACACCTATCTAGGAGTACATTTATTAGTGATCACTCCAAATATTAGAACAACTAAAAACATGATTGTCCAaagcttaatttttttttataaatctatttttttataaAGATTATATAAAGTATGAGTAAAAGTGGTACAAGAAACTCCTTATGCGACTAGATGACTAGATTTAAACTCCCTTGACAATAAACAATAAATCTGACTTTTTCATTGAAACTACAAAAATTAATGTTCAATGATAACTAATCTAAGTAATGCTTTACCCTTTTTTTCAATGAAAAAACAAAAAGTGAGAGAAATATGGTACCAAAAAATTTATGATTAACTCTTTGTCATACCGACTTgcattgaatatctcttctcaatATATTTTTGAGAATGTTCAATATCCTCCTTTGAGCTTAAAATTTTGGGTACAGTATTTACATATGACATGGAAGGAACCATCGGAGTTTTAGATATTCTTGAAGTATACCTTGAATATATCCGACTTAATTTTAGTCGATGTATCGGTGATGTTCGACTTGACATTAGCATTAATgtattgcctttcttgatttttcattattagattttttaaagGTTCCTCGACTTAGCCATCgattcaagaaaagaacaaagagcTTAAAGAGAGCTTCGATTCAAGAAAATAACAAAGAGCTTAAAGAGAGCTTGAGAGTGAGCCTAAAAGCATTTAAACTTCAATTAGTGCATAATCATATacgcaagaaaaaaatgagagatTCGATGGATATTTAAAATTAGTTATTATATGGCTATTAGAACGAGTAaatctatcttttttttatttttttaattataaaatgatCAACATACCCTTGAATATAGTCATTGAATATAATCATTTATATGATTGATGGAAGGGCCAAATTGGTCATTTACCCCTCCACTAACCGTTGGACTTGATTGTTTGAGCCCAACTGTTCCTATTTTGTAAAACTTGAAACGAATCAAACCAACCAATTCGGGTTCAATTTCGAATCAAATCGAACCGATCAAGCCTAGTCTTTGAAGCTTTGCTTGACAATGTTTCAATCAGCCAATTGGACCTCAAACTTACAAACATAAAAGATTCCTTGATGCATGTGTTGAACTAAAGTTATCTTTATACAAAGAGCAAAGCTTATAGCTAAAGTTTCGAAGATTTTAAAAGGTTAAGTATAAATTATtctttataattagttatctttagtaatTTAATCCCTATACTTTTAAAAGTTAGATTGGGAtctctatacttacgaaagtgaaatattaagatccctatacaggattaaaaaaataattttataagattaaaaataagaaagaaagaagggTTTTGctaaagtaacaagattaaatgtttcattttcatacgtataaagatctcaatataatttttaaaaaatataaatatcgaaatactaaaaataattaattacataaaataatctataattagtttgattttaaatgatactCAAGATCCCAATGAACTTTACCACCAACGGGACTTCACTCGGATCTTCACCTGATGGTGTAAATTGTACTAACAAGCTTTCTTATGCGTCAtacatattatcataaatatgaaATAACAAATGCTCAAGTCACAAATACCACGATGGAAATAGGTTAAGCAACAAAACATTTTCCGAAAGCATAATTCATGTCGAGAGAAGCTTGCATACCGAAGTGAAATAGCATGAGAGGGTCGAACAAAATTACCTTGAAATGATAGTGCTCACAGCAAGATATCTGCCAGGGGTTGGTGTCCATCTCTCGCCGTCTCCTGACCTGCCAAAGCCAAAGGTCGATGAATCCGATCACATGAACACATTAAAGATCAACGAGGAAACcgatactttcaaatggaatggcctgactttttctttctatttatcGTGAAAGATAAGGTTATTACATATAATAACTAAGCCGGGAATCATCATATCTGTACTTTTACGCGCAATACCTACTAATATTGAGTAATTCAGAGtataaaaagaagtgcaacagcgAACTGGTTTTTACCTTTTGCAACAGCGATAACCCAACCAAAAAAAGTTGGAGGTACTTAATGCAACAGTTAAAAATGATAGACATCGTCTTCAATCCAAACCAATGGAATTAACAGTTACTACTAGCCTCATTATTTTGCTATTCACTgattaaagacataaaaaaatgtTTTATATGTCAAGACAGGGACTTATTCCCAAGCCCACACACCAGCTAGAACAGACCTTGACGTTATCAAACTAGTTAATATTGATCAAGAAATACCTATTGTTGGGAGAAATATCATTGATGTCTTGATAGTTCTGACATGGACCGGACTCGTCTACGCAGAATTCTCAAAGATGTCTTCGAGATCCATCATACATAAAAACCGAGATCGAGAGAGGTTTACTAACTCAAATTCATCTGATGCTAAATTAGTAACCATGAATAGTCAAAAAAATTCCACCTTTATTGTCTTTTTCATCATAAATGATGAGAAAAAAATCTTACTATTATCTATCTcgtcataaataataaaaaaattataattgtctTTTCCATCTTAAATGATAATGATGTATCGGATGATTAAAACCAATAATGTGTCCACTGCCTACCCGACCAACATCCCAACCAAATGAGCCCACCCTCAACCTGAAGTGAAACGTGACATCCTTAGACTAATGAATGCTGATCAAGAGACATCAAGGACCACGACCAAAGGTAAAACATGGTTTTATGCACCACATTGCACCGAATAACATGAAAGGGGTACTTCAAGATCTACAAGGCCACAGAACAAAGAAAAGGCAAGTACATACAATGCCCACATTTTCATTCCTATTGATAAGCATGCAGGAATGAAGTAATTATGCCTTTCCTTCACTTGCAACATGCGTCTCAAACTTGAGAAAATTTACTTCAAAAAGATTAACAAAGATAATTAAAGATTATGGGTAAGAGTTCGCCAATGCCTCACCCGAGACCTCTTTGAGAGTTTGAAGGGTTTGAAAGAAGCGACAGAAGGAACATCCTACAATGGCAACACATCGACTTATTTATCGAGAAGCAATTCCCATATTGTTTTGTGCAGTTGTGCTGGATCTAAACCGGCTTATGAATCAAGACTCCCCACCAAACTTAGTTTGCTTGAGACACACCAAAATGAAGTAAAACATCAAAAGTAGAACTATATTGTCGCTTGCATGTGTATTTTTATGAATCGCATCGTCTGATTCTATTCTATTGCGAATGGCATCTTCCAAACATTTGTCACCGCGTAGTCTAATAGATCGGACAATAGTGGGCCAAAACAATGCTTGAACAACTGAAGGAAATCAAGATCCATGAAATCAAGAACAAATAAACAAGTGTATATTAGCTAAGAAACAGAAACGATTTCCACGAGAGAGATCATACGCGTAGCTTTGATCGATCGCCGAAgacggcctctctctctctctctctctcgcctcttTCTCATCGGTCGTCTCCTCGCGAGCGGTTACCCGTGAAGACAAACAGAAAAAATAAAGATGCGACGCGAAGTTTCTGGAGATGCGGACGCCATAGGAAAGTAAAGCGAGTTGAATACGTCGACTTGTCGAGGCGGCCATGCCGCCACGTTTTGGGTTGGGGGTCCAAGTGGACTCAGTTAGCTGACACGAGTCCATGTCGAGCTCTGGTCCACCCCAAGCTTAAAGAAGGATCCACGATACATCACAATTGGACATGGATATATGTGAAAAGcattaatttgatttcattaagttAAATGTTCTTTAAACGAAATGAAAAGTGGGCTAGTGGTAGATCAGATATGTCGATGACTTGAAACATGTTACTCTTTTCTCGTCGTGCTCCTCCCAGTGCTGCAACTCACGGAATAGAGCATGAAATATGATTTTATCTCATTTTCACATCACAAAAGTCCATAAAATTAGCGAAAAAAAGCCAATATCGACATTAGTCCTAATTTTGCGCACATTCCAAGCCATTTAATAAACACACATTTTATTGAAAGATGTAACCGCAGGCAACTGCTTCAACTTCTCCTCTTCAACCAGAGATTTCGATGGACCGGACGTCGGAGTTCTTGATCTCCTCCTCCTTGGGAACGGTGACGGTGAGCACGCCGTCCTCCATGGCCGCCCTCACCTGGTCCACCCTGGCGGTCTCCGGCAACCGGAACCGTCGCAGGAACTTGCCGCGGCTCCGCTCCACGCGGTGCCAGGTGTCggtattctcctcctcctcgctcTTCCGCTCTCCGCTGATCTGGAGGAACCGACCATCCTCTATCTCCACCTTCACCTCCTCCTTCTTGAGCCCCGGGATGTCGGCCTTGAAGACGTGCGCCTCCGGTGTCTCCTTCCAGTCGATGTGGGTGCCTACGAAGGCAGAGACCTCGCTAGGGAACAGGATGGAGGGGCGGGcaagggaggaggaagagccGAAGGGGAAGCCATCGATCGGATCCCAGAGGTCGAGGGAGAAAGGGTCGAACAGGTTGCTCTGCCTGGAACCAGACCCAGAGCCGCGGGGGATCACCGACATCCTTGATCTATCTCACGAGGCGACGATGCTGGTGCCAAGGGAGGAAAACGGATCGCAAACTACTGTAGCGAGTCGATAAGGGGAAGGGGATATTTATAGGCAAGTGGGTGTACGTTTCCGGATGTTTCCCGAAGCTTCTTCGCGGAGGACGGAGGCTGGCGCGCAGGAAATAAAATATCGAGGACCTTCTGGTAGCTTCCAAAGCTTCTGGAACCTTCTGGGTTGTTCGTAaacgttttttattttttagtcgaAGAGATATTTATGTTTTATCATTATAATTTTATGTACTCatataacaatttatattttgtcATCGATTATAAGATaaactatcataaaatttatatattattattattatttcgataagagtaagacctacactttaaaataagaaaaacaaataGAAATTCTGGCATAAAGTtatcaaattattaaataattattaggataaatttatatgaaaaatataaaagaggCAAATAAAAAAATCAGTTAACAGTTTTTTTACAAATACATagattgta of Musa acuminata AAA Group cultivar baxijiao chromosome BXJ1-7, Cavendish_Baxijiao_AAA, whole genome shotgun sequence contains these proteins:
- the LOC135678834 gene encoding 18.1 kDa class I heat shock protein-like, encoding MSVIPRGSGSGSRQSNLFDPFSLDLWDPIDGFPFGSSSSLARPSILFPSEVSAFVGTHIDWKETPEAHVFKADIPGLKKEEVKVEIEDGRFLQISGERKSEEEENTDTWHRVERSRGKFLRRFRLPETARVDQVRAAMEDGVLTVTVPKEEEIKNSDVRSIEISG